One window from the genome of Streptomyces sp. WZ-12 encodes:
- a CDS encoding nucleotidyltransferase domain-containing protein — MKEITARIARVPGVVGVMLGGSRARGTNRPDSDWDLGIYYRGTLDLSALAALAAEVTGDPVEIHPPGAWGPWVNGGAWLVLPDGSHVDWIFRDLDRVRRVWEDCRAGRFETGIQAGHPLGFWSPTYPGEVALGRVLADDSGELSRLKEEAGTYPEPLRKALTSAAVWDAGFSVAMAAKSSATSDVLHTSLCLSRAVGALVQALHAHHGVWCLNEKGALSTVATLPHTPPDFAPHAITLLGELGRTSDQLRHSLALAERLVAEVREVVVARA; from the coding sequence ATGAAAGAGATCACGGCACGCATCGCGCGGGTGCCGGGTGTCGTCGGGGTGATGCTCGGGGGCAGCCGCGCACGAGGAACCAACCGCCCCGATTCCGACTGGGACTTGGGGATCTACTACCGAGGCACACTGGACCTCTCCGCGCTGGCGGCACTGGCCGCGGAAGTGACCGGCGACCCCGTCGAGATACATCCGCCGGGCGCCTGGGGGCCCTGGGTCAACGGCGGGGCGTGGCTGGTCCTGCCCGACGGCAGCCATGTCGACTGGATCTTCCGGGACCTCGACCGGGTGCGACGCGTGTGGGAAGACTGCCGCGCCGGCCGCTTCGAGACCGGCATACAGGCAGGGCACCCACTGGGCTTCTGGTCTCCCACCTATCCCGGCGAAGTGGCCCTGGGCCGCGTCCTGGCCGACGACTCCGGGGAGTTGAGCCGCCTCAAGGAGGAGGCCGGGACCTACCCGGAGCCGCTGCGCAAGGCGCTGACGAGCGCCGCCGTCTGGGACGCGGGTTTCTCGGTCGCGATGGCGGCCAAGTCGTCCGCGACCTCGGACGTCCTGCACACTTCCCTGTGCCTCTCCCGTGCGGTGGGTGCGCTCGTCCAGGCCCTACACGCCCACCACGGCGTGTGGTGCCTCAACGAGAAGGGCGCGCTGTCCACGGTGGCCACCCTCCCCCACACACCACCGGACTTCGCCCCGCACGCCATCACGCTCCTCGGCGAACTCGGCCGCACCAGCGACCAGTTGCGCCACTCGCTCGCTCTAGCCGAGCGCCTGGTGGCCGAAGTGCGGGAGGTGGTCGTAGCGCGGGCATGA
- a CDS encoding methylated-DNA--[protein]-cysteine S-methyltransferase, which yields MPTPTSNTTTPTGPTSPTSATKPTGPITHIVLDDTPVGPLTLVADGTALSGLYMTDQRHRPPQETFGTPADPTEPPFAETIAQLHAYFRGELTTFDLPLALHGTPFQRRVWAALCTIPYGRTVSYGQLAERLGNPTASRAVGLANGRNPISIVVPCHRVVGANGSLTGYGGGLDRKRRLLAFESTTDGLFPTEAFA from the coding sequence ATGCCCACCCCCACCTCCAACACCACAACACCCACCGGTCCCACATCCCCTACCAGCGCTACGAAACCCACTGGTCCCATCACCCACATCGTCCTCGACGACACCCCCGTCGGCCCGCTCACCCTCGTCGCCGACGGCACCGCCCTCAGCGGCCTCTACATGACCGACCAGCGCCACCGCCCGCCCCAAGAGACCTTCGGCACCCCGGCCGACCCCACCGAACCGCCCTTCGCCGAGACCATTGCCCAACTCCACGCCTACTTCCGGGGCGAGTTGACCACCTTCGACCTGCCGCTCGCCCTGCACGGCACCCCGTTCCAACGCCGCGTCTGGGCCGCCCTGTGCACCATCCCGTACGGCCGGACCGTCTCCTACGGCCAACTCGCCGAACGGCTCGGCAACCCGACCGCGTCCCGCGCCGTCGGCCTCGCCAACGGCCGCAACCCGATCAGCATCGTCGTCCCCTGCCACCGCGTCGTCGGCGCCAACGGCAGCCTCACCGGCTACGGCGGCGGCCTCGACCGCAAGCGCCGCCTCCTCGCCTTCGAAAGCACCACCGACGGCCTTTTCCCCACGGAGGCTTTCGCCTGA